A single region of the Streptomyces sp. NBC_00236 genome encodes:
- a CDS encoding DUF6339 family protein: MSTRIERDAPERIGRLSDAVSARAITPRVLQGYEPLSFSLLKEQVEDPVDSGARWEAGPVRELLTEAMRRFSGEAPTRSDAWLAPRLHYTLRLTRAEASETSLWNFLGLCLAPDFVQWRWGTGGERRQVRQAARFSGRWDVQCFSRLWWAAELFRDGRNYGPAEVACGNQDVLNTVLRQEMIKHRPAAQALLRLLIREVVRTGRDINAAASVANAAGATLVYEALAPDELQDADALHEWVQAAGNGPTVRYDRLPQGPNDGSVPQGSSEILMARFESLFEDAPVRGRARPAAEDGGTDSRRRSDA; this comes from the coding sequence ATGAGCACGCGAATTGAGAGGGATGCGCCGGAGAGGATCGGTCGACTCTCGGACGCCGTATCGGCACGAGCGATCACCCCGCGCGTCCTTCAGGGGTACGAGCCCCTTTCGTTCTCCTTGCTGAAGGAACAGGTCGAGGACCCCGTCGATTCCGGTGCGCGCTGGGAGGCCGGCCCCGTGCGAGAGCTGCTGACCGAGGCCATGCGCAGGTTCTCGGGGGAGGCGCCCACGCGCAGCGATGCCTGGTTGGCCCCACGGCTCCACTACACGCTTCGTCTCACGAGGGCAGAGGCGTCCGAAACGAGTCTCTGGAACTTCCTCGGGCTGTGCCTGGCGCCGGACTTTGTCCAATGGCGATGGGGCACTGGGGGTGAACGACGGCAGGTGAGGCAGGCCGCTCGGTTCTCCGGGCGGTGGGATGTGCAGTGCTTCTCCCGCTTGTGGTGGGCAGCGGAGCTGTTCCGAGACGGCAGGAACTATGGTCCTGCTGAGGTCGCCTGCGGGAATCAGGACGTCCTGAATACCGTGCTCCGACAGGAAATGATCAAGCATCGACCCGCGGCTCAGGCGCTTCTGAGACTTCTGATCCGCGAGGTCGTTCGTACCGGCAGGGACATCAACGCTGCCGCCTCGGTTGCAAATGCGGCAGGAGCCACCCTTGTGTACGAGGCACTGGCGCCGGACGAGTTGCAGGACGCCGATGCTCTGCACGAGTGGGTGCAGGCGGCTGGGAACGGTCCGACGGTTCGGTACGACAGATTGCCCCAGGGGCCGAATGACGGCAGCGTCCCGCAGGGATCGTCAGAGATTCTGATGGCACGGTTCGAGAGTCTCTTCGAGGATGCTCCGGTCAGGGGCAGGGCCCGACCGGCCGCCGAGGATGGTGGCACTGACAGCAGGCGTCGCTCAGACGCCTAA
- a CDS encoding helix-turn-helix transcriptional regulator encodes MTLEFDAWLVGLLRQRGMSQKELAELVKVTPAAVNAWANGRSVPRYEKIAAVAAALEVGVDDAVNRRTPRSTPSDLEWVFQRAPEDGSRIGGNAAAYAFAANLEVLAREATQNSLDERFDQSLPVTSRFVLHEVTGRHLRDFLSALRWDSIEGHLREAADRRQKAGRVLIDGLNELERTERLVLLRIDDYNAAGLTGPEYRDGRFARVVRRTLDSGKAGAQGGSYGLGKAALWAASRFGLVLVNSTLSEKQDGRDERRMAGRLELPWHALNGEEFAGPAWFGAKDKDRLNSARSWWADSATAESLYLERADDSPGTSFLVVGAYDGSGDTEDLEEMYEQLTAGVAHNFWASMVAGGQSGPLLRASVAAWRDGQVVRHERNIDPHVHEPAKSRAVKAFLDGRTTSELTSREDVLQAPVSLRLPAPKEPREGGEHSGSHEAVLLVTPTLEDDPKPDRVSFMRASRMVVKEKKVTDLPLGHRRFQAILLAGVATGNASPEAEAAERFLRTAEPPDHNDWTSTEDLTATYVRGARQAIIDFKKAADQAVRDLLKGQEEESDVDDGPQILRDLLTLDAPKKSRAQGFPTVHSVEGSVSASGSWHVKVTVKLPDRGDPWVLAPIARFVVQSGGNIPVEWAGTLIPERNCELTRNGNLRFRGGVTRGVFRGVTDVSSHPVAAHMSCIEVEVPRAKEVSE; translated from the coding sequence GTGACGCTGGAATTCGACGCATGGCTGGTGGGGCTTCTGCGGCAAAGAGGCATGTCGCAGAAGGAGTTGGCCGAGCTGGTGAAGGTGACGCCGGCAGCGGTGAACGCGTGGGCGAACGGCCGGTCCGTGCCGCGGTACGAGAAGATCGCCGCTGTCGCCGCCGCTCTGGAGGTCGGGGTGGACGACGCGGTGAACCGCAGAACGCCGAGATCGACGCCGTCGGACCTGGAGTGGGTCTTTCAGCGGGCGCCTGAGGACGGTAGTCGGATCGGGGGCAACGCCGCCGCGTATGCCTTCGCTGCGAACCTGGAAGTTCTTGCGCGTGAGGCGACCCAGAACAGCCTCGACGAGCGATTTGATCAGAGTCTGCCCGTCACCTCACGGTTCGTCCTTCACGAAGTGACGGGTCGTCACCTGCGGGACTTTCTTTCGGCATTGCGTTGGGACTCGATCGAGGGACACCTGCGTGAGGCCGCGGATCGGCGGCAGAAGGCAGGCCGAGTTCTGATTGACGGGCTCAACGAGTTGGAGCGGACCGAGCGCCTTGTCCTGCTTCGCATCGACGATTACAACGCCGCAGGACTAACCGGTCCCGAGTACAGGGACGGGCGCTTCGCGCGCGTGGTGCGGCGAACGCTCGACAGTGGCAAGGCAGGGGCGCAGGGAGGGTCGTACGGGCTAGGTAAGGCGGCACTGTGGGCGGCGAGCAGGTTCGGGCTGGTCCTCGTCAACAGCACCTTGTCGGAGAAGCAGGACGGCCGGGACGAGCGACGCATGGCCGGACGGCTCGAACTCCCCTGGCATGCCCTGAACGGTGAGGAATTTGCGGGGCCGGCCTGGTTCGGCGCAAAGGACAAGGATCGGCTGAACTCTGCGCGGTCGTGGTGGGCCGACAGCGCCACCGCGGAAAGCCTCTACCTGGAGCGGGCCGACGATTCGCCCGGGACATCGTTCCTTGTAGTGGGCGCTTACGACGGTTCGGGTGACACTGAGGACTTGGAGGAGATGTACGAGCAGCTCACAGCCGGGGTCGCGCATAACTTCTGGGCGTCCATGGTCGCAGGCGGGCAGAGCGGCCCGCTGTTGCGTGCCTCCGTCGCGGCGTGGCGCGACGGTCAAGTAGTTCGGCATGAGCGCAACATCGACCCTCATGTCCATGAACCGGCCAAGTCGCGGGCCGTGAAGGCATTCCTTGACGGTCGGACGACGTCTGAGCTGACATCTCGCGAAGACGTTCTGCAGGCCCCGGTGTCACTCAGGTTGCCTGCGCCGAAGGAGCCTCGAGAGGGGGGAGAGCATTCGGGTAGCCACGAAGCCGTTCTGTTGGTGACGCCAACGTTGGAGGACGACCCGAAGCCTGACCGCGTTTCCTTCATGAGAGCCAGCCGCATGGTGGTCAAGGAAAAGAAGGTCACCGACCTTCCCCTGGGGCATCGTCGCTTCCAAGCGATTCTGCTCGCAGGTGTGGCCACGGGGAATGCCTCTCCTGAGGCAGAAGCCGCGGAGCGGTTCCTGCGCACTGCGGAGCCTCCCGATCACAATGACTGGACCAGCACCGAGGACCTCACTGCCACGTACGTCCGCGGTGCCCGGCAGGCAATTATCGACTTCAAGAAGGCGGCAGATCAGGCGGTCAGAGATCTGCTGAAGGGCCAGGAAGAGGAGAGTGACGTCGATGACGGACCGCAGATCCTGAGAGATTTGTTGACCCTCGATGCGCCGAAGAAATCACGTGCGCAGGGATTTCCGACAGTGCACAGTGTCGAGGGATCCGTCTCGGCCAGCGGATCGTGGCACGTCAAAGTAACGGTCAAGCTTCCGGATCGGGGCGATCCGTGGGTACTCGCGCCCATCGCTCGCTTTGTGGTCCAGTCCGGCGGAAACATCCCTGTCGAATGGGCTGGAACGCTGATCCCTGAAAGGAATTGCGAGTTGACCAGAAATGGGAATCTGCGCTTTCGGGGCGGCGTGACAAGAGGTGTGTTCAGAGGTGTCACCGACGTGTCCAGCCATCCCGTGGCTGCCCATATGTCATGTATTGAAGTAGAAGTTCCCAGGGCCAAGGAGGTATCAGAGTGA
- a CDS encoding XRE family transcriptional regulator, translated as MSDAQLSPRRLASRIGVAPKTVERWLADAELVPHARNRIDACQALKVDEHMIWPKAVQERVKSGHDRELVQAYPYRSACPSTVWGDLIEGADEQIYLAGYTNYFLWLEQPAFVETLRKKVDAGCRVRFLLGDPDGEVTRQRETVEDVALSVSTRVRITLEHLGRLGVASRVESRFSSHEDAVNHVSLSVFRFDQEALVTPHLARLVGHDSPLLHLRRHGDGGMFDRFAEHAEELWSRGVPVSL; from the coding sequence ATGTCGGATGCCCAGTTGTCACCTCGCAGGCTCGCGTCTCGCATTGGGGTCGCGCCGAAGACGGTGGAGCGATGGCTGGCTGACGCCGAGCTGGTACCGCATGCAAGAAACCGTATTGACGCCTGTCAGGCACTGAAGGTGGATGAACACATGATCTGGCCGAAGGCTGTACAGGAACGAGTGAAGTCGGGACATGACCGAGAGCTCGTTCAGGCCTACCCCTACCGGTCCGCATGTCCGTCGACCGTTTGGGGCGACCTGATCGAGGGGGCTGACGAGCAGATCTACCTGGCCGGATACACGAACTACTTTCTCTGGCTTGAGCAGCCCGCCTTCGTCGAGACCCTTCGCAAGAAGGTCGATGCGGGTTGCCGAGTCCGCTTCCTGCTGGGGGATCCGGACGGCGAGGTGACCCGGCAGCGGGAGACGGTCGAGGATGTCGCACTGAGCGTTTCCACGCGCGTCCGGATCACCCTTGAGCACTTGGGGCGCCTCGGTGTAGCCAGTCGCGTGGAGTCTCGTTTCAGCAGCCACGAGGACGCTGTCAACCACGTGTCTCTGTCCGTGTTCCGATTCGACCAGGAAGCGTTGGTCACCCCGCACCTTGCACGGCTCGTCGGCCACGACTCGCCGTTGCTTCACCTTCGACGGCATGGTGACGGCGGCATGTTCGACCGGTTCGCCGAACATGCCGAGGAGCTGTGGAGCCGGGGTGTGCCGGTGTCGCTGTAA
- a CDS encoding phosphotransferase has translation MAKYTTLDQIDLPVVAERYGLKEPRLAPLAGGAANSSFRITSAADEFVLTILDNHDTASAERLASHTQALFHLGVPTVAVVPATDGSTITHFGDRPVILKAWADGTVEQPLPVALLPEAGRILAALHALPPQSAGLADIPVGTRRLSADHEALIPSFADRRFADWLVDQLSRVHQVEAASHRPRTITHGDLFDDNVIVGADGSLTVLDWETVSLDDPLLDLGMAAVGLAQEDGVLAAPRLKALVEGYEQACPLAEEDRRALPAEIIHAALIIAFHRYYRHNVRFPDAAKSDYHLEMISFVESVAGAVEVLG, from the coding sequence GTGGCGAAGTACACCACGCTGGACCAGATCGACCTGCCGGTTGTGGCGGAGCGCTACGGGCTGAAGGAACCCCGGCTTGCTCCGCTTGCCGGGGGAGCGGCGAACTCCAGCTTCCGCATCACCAGCGCCGCCGACGAGTTCGTCCTCACCATTCTCGACAATCACGACACGGCCAGCGCTGAGCGCCTCGCTTCTCATACGCAGGCACTGTTCCACCTGGGCGTACCGACCGTCGCGGTCGTGCCGGCCACTGACGGATCGACCATCACCCACTTCGGCGATCGTCCGGTGATCTTGAAGGCGTGGGCCGACGGCACGGTGGAACAGCCACTGCCCGTGGCGCTGCTTCCCGAAGCCGGCCGGATCCTCGCCGCACTTCACGCACTTCCGCCTCAGTCAGCCGGCCTGGCCGACATCCCTGTCGGTACCCGGCGCCTCTCGGCCGACCACGAGGCCCTGATCCCGAGTTTTGCGGACCGGCGCTTCGCCGACTGGCTCGTTGATCAGCTCTCCCGCGTCCACCAGGTCGAAGCGGCGAGCCACCGGCCACGGACGATCACGCACGGAGACCTTTTCGACGACAACGTCATCGTGGGGGCCGATGGAAGCCTCACGGTTCTCGACTGGGAGACGGTGTCGCTGGATGACCCGCTGCTGGACCTCGGGATGGCAGCAGTGGGCCTTGCGCAGGAGGACGGTGTACTCGCGGCGCCACGCTTGAAGGCTCTGGTCGAGGGCTACGAGCAGGCTTGCCCTCTTGCCGAGGAAGACAGACGTGCCCTTCCTGCTGAGATCATTCACGCGGCGCTGATCATCGCGTTCCACCGCTACTACCGTCACAACGTTCGCTTCCCTGACGCGGCTAAGAGCGACTACCACTTGGAGATGATCAGCTTCGTGGAGTCTGTGGCGGGAGCGGTTGAAGTGCTCGGTTGA
- a CDS encoding ATP/GTP-binding protein: MSRSDLRALFRSNDRELKAVDFFADRRDEWATVAAAIAGHTRRVRQPGFDVEDLEAPRRNALVFYGVGGIGKSTLSRGLAEHLADPAARAGDWPPLNPMVCPVLPVRVDLSNESGADFESLILAMRLAVSELGQPMPAFDLAFQRYWERNHPGEPVDEYLRRRTWFSRFPGVGSLPEQMQSALADVAQVVAMPGTAGSVVGQSVGALVRALREHRQNVRALAECRRLADLLEAEPDLDALSYYAHLLAWDLSRLPEKKRATLVVLLDTFEDVGDRVHRDLERLIQRVVWLMPNALFIITGRNRIQWDDPKLEGQLDWVGQDCWPSLVGGATDEPRQHTVGYLSAADCETYLCQRLTIAGRPLMDDRTRHLITANSHGLPLYLDLAVMRFLDLYRRNDRAPAPGEFNLDFPALVARTFRDLNPDVRRVLRAVSLLDSFSTELATAAAGLDHDAPALDLVERPFIDVDPGAPWRYQLHGLIRDAVREADDTSEDRWSEADWKRAAGRAFLALGRETDGADRVRLVAALRQGLRLARDYELDLGWLADAAFSYVDDFVWEPIELPAGEVSGTAEGSPAEALAVTLSTIAQRQREHRSHTASRLRLVLEGGQLPDHLLELPRYFLAECDRDLGNFDASLDGMRQVADSGGRLAPTAARGLVHLARRVGRFERVRTAVESLGPEGRADRARGDLWWTQGNIGPACSAYAAGRDEALDLDQPGEAALSQACLAFAAAFQDRPRAAEQIARAEQMLGGVAIRWADLQTSIASLVRDAGVAADLPQRAEDAVVRACEAGLTSSLAYIRLAVCLHFLVLGEPVALAGARTRLRECVHGEEFAYLAELSYLMAGEEPPADLPRAQWLDGQAAVQARWVAIVEDRRREAAAIRGE; encoded by the coding sequence ATGTCCCGATCCGATCTGCGAGCGTTGTTCAGGTCAAACGACCGCGAGTTGAAGGCCGTCGACTTCTTTGCGGACCGTCGAGACGAGTGGGCCACGGTGGCGGCCGCGATTGCCGGCCATACACGGCGGGTGCGACAGCCCGGGTTCGATGTGGAGGACCTGGAGGCGCCCCGACGCAACGCTCTCGTCTTCTACGGCGTCGGCGGCATCGGCAAGTCCACGCTCTCGCGCGGTCTTGCCGAGCACTTGGCGGACCCGGCGGCGCGTGCGGGCGACTGGCCTCCCCTGAACCCGATGGTCTGCCCGGTGTTACCTGTGCGGGTTGACCTGTCCAACGAATCCGGCGCCGACTTCGAGTCGCTGATTCTGGCCATGAGGCTGGCGGTCTCGGAGCTGGGGCAGCCGATGCCCGCATTTGACCTGGCCTTCCAGCGGTACTGGGAACGCAACCATCCGGGTGAGCCGGTCGACGAATACCTGAGGCGTCGCACATGGTTCAGCCGGTTTCCCGGAGTGGGGTCGCTGCCGGAGCAGATGCAGTCGGCGCTCGCCGACGTCGCACAAGTGGTGGCCATGCCGGGCACAGCAGGCTCCGTCGTAGGGCAAAGCGTCGGAGCACTCGTCCGAGCGCTGCGGGAGCACCGGCAGAACGTGCGCGCCCTCGCGGAGTGCCGTCGCCTGGCTGACCTCCTCGAAGCAGAGCCGGACCTTGACGCACTGAGCTACTACGCTCACCTACTCGCCTGGGACCTCAGCCGCCTGCCGGAGAAGAAGCGCGCCACGCTCGTTGTGCTGCTGGACACGTTCGAAGACGTTGGTGACCGTGTGCACCGCGACCTCGAGCGGCTGATCCAACGTGTGGTGTGGCTCATGCCGAACGCGTTGTTCATCATCACCGGGCGTAACCGAATCCAGTGGGACGACCCCAAACTCGAAGGTCAACTGGACTGGGTCGGCCAGGACTGCTGGCCCTCGCTGGTGGGCGGCGCAACGGACGAACCACGCCAGCACACGGTCGGATACCTCTCCGCAGCGGACTGCGAAACCTACTTGTGCCAGCGGCTGACGATCGCCGGGCGGCCGCTGATGGATGACCGCACCCGGCACTTGATCACGGCCAACTCCCACGGTCTGCCTCTCTACCTGGACCTTGCCGTCATGCGTTTCCTCGACCTCTACCGTCGTAACGACCGCGCCCCAGCCCCCGGAGAGTTCAACCTCGACTTTCCCGCTCTGGTCGCACGCACGTTCCGCGATCTCAACCCGGATGTGCGCCGAGTACTGCGTGCCGTGAGCCTGCTCGACTCCTTCTCCACCGAGCTGGCCACCGCAGCAGCGGGCCTTGACCACGACGCTCCCGCACTGGACCTGGTCGAGCGCCCCTTCATTGACGTCGACCCCGGCGCGCCATGGCGCTACCAGTTGCACGGGCTCATCAGGGATGCCGTACGGGAGGCGGACGACACGAGCGAGGACCGGTGGAGCGAAGCGGACTGGAAGCGTGCTGCCGGACGCGCTTTTCTCGCACTAGGACGTGAGACGGACGGCGCCGACCGCGTGAGACTCGTCGCGGCACTGCGGCAGGGCCTGCGCCTGGCCCGTGACTACGAGCTGGACCTGGGCTGGCTGGCCGATGCCGCGTTCAGTTACGTGGACGACTTCGTCTGGGAGCCCATCGAGCTTCCCGCAGGGGAAGTGAGCGGCACGGCTGAAGGCTCACCGGCCGAAGCCCTGGCCGTGACGCTATCGACGATCGCCCAACGTCAACGCGAGCACCGTAGTCACACTGCGAGCCGGTTGCGCCTCGTTCTTGAAGGGGGTCAGCTCCCCGACCACCTTCTGGAACTTCCTCGCTATTTCCTTGCCGAGTGTGATCGTGACCTGGGGAACTTCGACGCCTCTTTGGACGGCATGCGGCAGGTGGCTGACTCAGGTGGGCGCCTGGCACCGACGGCAGCCCGGGGACTCGTCCACCTGGCTCGCCGTGTCGGCCGTTTCGAACGGGTGCGGACGGCCGTCGAGAGTCTCGGTCCTGAGGGCCGGGCCGACCGGGCCCGCGGCGATCTCTGGTGGACGCAGGGGAACATCGGGCCTGCCTGCTCGGCTTACGCCGCAGGCCGGGACGAAGCACTGGACCTCGATCAGCCGGGTGAGGCCGCACTGTCCCAGGCCTGCCTGGCCTTCGCCGCTGCCTTCCAGGACCGTCCCCGCGCGGCCGAACAGATCGCCCGGGCCGAGCAGATGCTCGGGGGAGTCGCGATTCGCTGGGCGGACCTCCAGACGTCCATCGCTTCCCTCGTACGAGATGCCGGAGTCGCTGCGGACCTGCCGCAGCGGGCCGAGGACGCCGTAGTCCGAGCTTGTGAGGCGGGTCTTACCTCGTCGCTCGCCTATATCCGCCTTGCGGTCTGCCTCCACTTCCTCGTCCTTGGGGAGCCGGTCGCGCTGGCCGGGGCAAGGACCCGGTTGCGAGAATGCGTGCACGGTGAAGAGTTTGCCTACCTGGCAGAGCTCTCGTACCTGATGGCAGGCGAGGAGCCGCCTGCCGACCTTCCCCGCGCTCAGTGGCTGGACGGGCAGGCAGCCGTCCAGGCACGCTGGGTGGCTATCGTCGAGGACCGGCGCCGGGAGGCTGCCGCGATCAGAGGAGAATGA
- the haaN gene encoding cyclophane-containing RiPP N-acetyltransferase HaaN: MPVTIRPAGQGDILAVADLIEEIERFYGSVEIQPMDERRTQIEQALFGSPPLAAALLVVEANGDIAGMAAYSFLWPARGTTHSLFLKELYVRETLRQQGVGAQLMAELRKVAAARPGCSRVEWMTDRSNPAARNFYRSLGFAEFEGKIIYRIDASKA; encoded by the coding sequence ATGCCTGTCACGATTCGCCCTGCCGGCCAGGGGGACATCCTTGCTGTGGCCGATCTGATTGAGGAGATCGAGCGGTTCTACGGCTCCGTCGAGATTCAGCCGATGGACGAGCGCCGCACCCAGATTGAACAAGCGCTCTTCGGCTCACCACCGCTGGCCGCCGCCCTCCTGGTGGTGGAGGCGAACGGCGACATCGCCGGTATGGCCGCCTACTCGTTTCTCTGGCCGGCGAGAGGCACCACGCATTCACTGTTCCTCAAGGAGCTCTACGTTCGGGAGACGCTGCGACAGCAGGGCGTCGGAGCACAGCTGATGGCGGAGCTCCGCAAGGTTGCTGCTGCTCGTCCTGGGTGTAGCCGAGTTGAGTGGATGACCGATCGCAGCAACCCGGCTGCTCGGAACTTCTACAGGTCGCTGGGGTTCGCAGAATTCGAAGGGAAGATCATCTATCGGATCGATGCCTCGAAGGCCTGA
- a CDS encoding DUF5919 domain-containing protein, whose amino-acid sequence MSDAQLSPRRLAARIGVAPKTVERWLADAELVPHARNRTDACQALKVDEQMIWPRVVQDRVKTGHDREVVQAYPYRSACPSTVWGGLVDEATEQIYLAGYTNYFLWLEQPAFVETLRRKVEAGCRVRFLLGDPDGEVTRQRETVEDVALSVSTRVRITLEHLARLSASSSVEARFSSHEDAVNHVSLSVFRFDQQALVTPHLARLVGHDSPLLHLRRQGDGGMFDRFAEHAEELWSRGTPVSV is encoded by the coding sequence ATGTCGGATGCCCAGTTGTCGCCTCGCAGGCTTGCCGCTCGCATTGGGGTGGCGCCGAAGACTGTAGAGCGATGGCTGGCCGACGCCGAGTTAGTACCCCACGCAAGGAACCGTACTGACGCCTGTCAGGCGCTGAAGGTGGATGAACAGATGATCTGGCCGAGGGTTGTGCAGGACCGGGTGAAGACGGGCCACGACCGGGAGGTCGTCCAGGCCTATCCCTACCGGTCTGCGTGCCCGTCGACCGTGTGGGGCGGGCTGGTCGATGAAGCGACGGAGCAGATCTACCTGGCCGGTTACACGAACTACTTCCTCTGGCTGGAACAGCCGGCCTTCGTCGAGACGCTTCGCAGGAAGGTTGAGGCGGGTTGCCGTGTCCGGTTCCTGCTGGGGGACCCGGATGGTGAAGTGACTCGCCAGCGCGAGACGGTCGAGGATGTCGCCCTGAGCGTCTCCACACGCGTCCGGATCACCCTCGAACACCTGGCACGCCTGAGCGCTTCAAGCTCCGTGGAGGCTCGCTTCAGCAGCCACGAGGACGCCGTCAACCACGTGTCTTTGTCCGTGTTCCGATTCGATCAGCAGGCGCTGGTCACTCCGCACCTTGCGCGGCTTGTCGGACACGATTCGCCGTTGCTCCATCTTCGACGGCAGGGGGACGGCGGGATGTTCGACCGGTTCGCCGAACATGCCGAGGAGCTGTGGAGCCGGGGCACACCGGTATCCGTCTGA